A window of Ananas comosus cultivar F153 linkage group 4, ASM154086v1, whole genome shotgun sequence contains these coding sequences:
- the LOC109709151 gene encoding E3 ubiquitin-protein ligase PRT6 isoform X1 → MAGMEIDSPPKEEIASVSANDRIVQRLIQHGVPQEKLLQFQLGLVLFAKENKSRIPEMVSCILTAAADILESRGSQKTHSGGALNNESIKDVYAVSLLWLQWLMFEGEPKLALEDLARKSVGQRAVCGAVWGHNDLAYRCRTCEHDSTCAICVPCFQNGNHKDHDYSIIYTGGGCCDCGDITAWKREGFCSRHKGTEQIQPLCEELANSVGPVLDSLLRYWKDKVCMAEFPPRARGHRSDVQGNVANELTSEIVGMLLDFCKCSESLLSFISKRMYACSDLLDVLVRAERFLDDSKVVKRLHELLLKLLGEPLFKYEFAKVFTGYYPFAVNEIIKDGINSMLESYPLVSIFSVQIFTVPSLTLRLVHEVDLLAVLMGCLRNLLLSCVSEDGHLQASKWANIYETTVRLVEDTRYVLSHEEVSKYVVHERPDILRTWMSLLSTVQGMDPLKRVMGLHAEDENENLPAPFILGQYIGNVHNLLVEGAFSNFEFKELMDVTLCSSCNRGLDDKDSQCDSKVVRLSQEFSDVDCSKRDGPRVPSPAVWMIHESLKAIESWLAPNMVVESDTSSLIDAGSSCCNFLSLRKKLLKTKEGAGFSDPSDNCLMDFDSGEEVDELGILNMVDWPHIVYDVSSQEISVHIPLHRLLSLLLRKAMKACYSEADKLDKSSGFFGQVLGGFKTNGFAASVMENPLRLRVFCAQVSAGMWRKNGDAAISTAEWYRSVQWFEQGLESDLFLLQCCAALAPPECFVKTIQERFGLSNYTSLNFAEHNEYEPVLVQEMLTLIIQIVKERRFCGLSTADNIKRELVYRLAIGDATHSQLLKSLPRHLAKSNQLQEVLDMLAVYSNPSGMKQGKYSLRKSYWKELDLYHPRWNSRDLQIAEERYFRFCKVSAPNCQLPRWTDVFDPLNNLSKIATSKAVLQIIRSVLFYAVYGDISSASLAPDGVLITALHLISLGLDICDSKSQSLMDIDQFGTGVLQHDDESWVVVSHNAQDSFPLLTYATEEFVPESDFGKKQSMLSLLVLLMQKYKEDNESSYCGTKYCNISSLIEGLLKKFANLSSDCKSVLKRMVPALVSCIWVPNSDIRNSATASDSAERKAKAREHQAAIMEKMRAEQSKFIASLSSSGYAANDNSISAPEKSNAEIITEQPVPLCSLCRDSDSKSPLCYLILLQKSRLATFVERGPPSWESGNQSDKRISSGGKEGLINLSSGGSSNSMQSGQNSSLESSLDIDQGRVEAFLDFGGQLANLRNFQLPDTRNNNEELLANIRNFQQPGAHSDNANPQLSLEMLEDAVYVSVLGDLSCSESSTDVLDMSRTTAGSKKSRSAISSVLGAYIQCLPRETSKWHHSVPSLTHVASVLKPSSSVAKSNGFSPSDCDGIHISSCGHAVHQECHDRYLSSLKQRYIRRLGFEGGHIIDPDQGELLCPVCRRFANSILPASSYFSKKGPTKTVPSDDSSTSLKVTSTPSSINNSALRLPLALSLLVSTAKMVGQGKLLKVFSEEMNETIEPSLEPSLRKLCSLYYPLSDGTFLASERLSQSLFLWDTLRYSLISTEIAARGRMNPSSASSKTCLDSLYSELNSSSGFILSLLLCVAQSARSLSRLEVLLRFKGIQLFMSSVCSGVSADDDLLNPTKRRGAFSPLLKHLYEGQTHPDIQFWKQSADPILAHDPFSSLMWVLFCIPHPFVSSSDFFFPLVHLFYVVCVVQALLTCYNQENFDTSGFSDYVLHDICSTMSESGFVRQYFTSKYIDPSCDPKDMVRRFTFPYLRRCAVLWKLLQSPSASPQYDSPNMWGGANCLSKDVPDRLTMELNGIRELENMFQIQSLELVLRDEVVRDLALKWCQHFCEEFKARRYRGALFSSPAVPFKLMQLPLVYQDLLQRYVKMHCSECGSVPEEPALCLLCGKLCSPNWKSCCRASKCLNHAVVCGAGVGVFLLVRKTTILLQRAARQAFWPSPYLDAFGEEDHDMCRGKLLYLSEERYAALTYLVASHSLDRTSEVLRQTTISLYGSD, encoded by the exons ATGGCCGGGATGGAGATCGATTCGCCTCCCAAGGAGGAGATCGCTTCCGTTTCCGCCAATGATCGGATTGTGCAG AGACTTATACAGCATGGGGTTCCTCAAGAGAAACTGTTGCAGTTCCAGTTGGGATTAGTTCTCTTTGCAAAGGAGAATAAATCAAGGATTCCTGAGATGGTCTCCTGCATTTTAACAGCTGCTGCTGACATATTGGAATCCCGCGGATCACAAAAAACTCATTCTGGAGGAGCCCTTAACAATGAAAGTATCAAAGATGTATATGCTGTGAGCTTATTGTGGTTGCAGTGGCTAATGTTTGAGGGAGAGCCCAAACTAGCTCTTGAGGATTTGGCCCGAAAGTCAGTGGGCCAACGGGCTGTGTGCGGTGCTGTTTGGGGCCACAATGATTTGGCTTACCGTTGCCGAACGTGTGAACATGACTCAACTTGTGCCATATGTGTTCCTTGCTTTCAGAATGGCAATCATAAAGATCATGATTATTCAATCATTTACACGGGTGGTGGTTGCTGTGATTGTGGAGATATCACTGCATGGAAGCGTGAGGGTTTCTGTTCAAGGCATAAAGGAACTGAACAAATCCAACCTCTATGTGAAGAGTTAGCGAATTCTGTGGGACCCGTGTTGGATTCTCTTCTTAGGTATTGGAAGGACAAGGTTTGCATGGCAGAATTTCCTCCCCGAGCTAGAGGCCACCGTAGTGATGTACAGGGTAATGTTGCGAATGAATTGACTAGCGAAATTGTTGGGATGTTGCTCGACTTCTGCAAATGTAGTGAGAGCTTGCTTAGTTTCATATCTAAAAGGATGTATGCGTGTAGTGATTTGTTGGATGTTCTTGTCAGAGCAGAGAGGTTCTTGGATGATAGCAAGGTTGTAAAGAGGCTACATGAATTGCTTTTGAAACTGCTCGGGGAACCGCTATTCAAGTATGAGTTTGCCAAAGTTTTCACAGGATATTATCCGTTTGCTGTGAATGAAATTATTAAAGACGGCATCAACTCGATGCTTGAGAGTTACCCGCTCGTGTCAATCTTCTCTGTTCAAATATTTACTGTACCTTCCTTGACTCTGAGACTTGTTCATGAGGTTGATCTGTTGGCTGTACTTATGGGATGCCTGAGAAATTTACTCCTTTCATGTGTTAGTGAAGATGGTCATTTACAG GCAAGCAAGTGGGCAAACATATATGAAACCACAGTCCGTTTAGTGGAGGATACACGCTATGTTTTGAGCCATGAGGAGGTTTCCAAGTATGTTGTTCATGAGAGGCCTGATATATTGAGAACATGGATGAGCCTCTTAAGTACTGTACAAGGTATGGATCCTCTGAAAAGAGTAATGGGTCTTCATGCAGAGGACGAGAATGAAAATCTTCCAGCTCCCTTTATATTAGGGCAGTATATTGGCAATGTCCATAACCTTTTGGTAGAAGGAGCATTTtccaattttgaattcaaagaaTTGATGGATGTTACTCTATGCTCCTCATGTAATCGAGGCTTGGATGATAAAGATAGTCAGTGTGATTCAAAGGTAGTAAGGCTTTCCCAAGAATTTAGTGATGTAGATTGTAGCAAAAGAGATGGCCCAAGAGTTCCCTCTCCTGCCGTGTGGATGATTCATGAATCCCTGAAGGCTATTGAGAGTTGGTTGGCACCTAATATGGTAGTAGAGAGTGATACATCCTCCCTTATTGATGCTGGCAGCAGTTGTTGTAATTTCTTGAGTTTGAGAAAGAAACTTCTTAAGACCAAAGAGGGCGCAGGTTTTTCTGACCCATCGGATAACTGTCTCATGGATTTCGATTCTGGGGAAGAAGTGGATGAACTGGGTATACTGAACATGGTTGATTGGCCTCATATTGTTTATGATGTTAGCTCACAAGAAATATCTGTTCATATTCCTTTACATCGATTACTTTCCTTACTACTGAGAAAGGCTATGAAGGCGTGCTACAGTGAAGCTGACAAGCTGGATAAGTCTAGTGGCTTTTTTGGGCAGGTTTTAGGGGGCTTCAAAACTAATGGTTTTGCTGCCTCTGTGATGGAGAATCCGTTACGGCTCAGGGTATTTTGTGCTCAGGTGTCTGCTGGAATGTGGCGTAAGAATGGCGATGCGGCGATATCAACTGCTGAATGGTATCGTTCTGTGCAATG GTTTGAACAAGGTCTGGAATCTGATCTCTTTTTGTTGCAATGCTGTGCTGCTTTAGCACCTCCAGAATGTTTTGTCAAGACAATTCAAGAGAGATTTGGTTTATCGAATTATACCTCCCTTAATTTTGCGGAACATAATGA GTATGAACCAGTTCTGGTGCAAGAAATGCTTACTCTTATCATACAAATAGTAAAAGAAAGACGATTTTGTGGACTTTCTACAGCTGACAACATAAAAAGAGAGTTGGTTTATAGACTAGCTATTGGTGATGCCACTCATAGCCAGCTTCTAAAATCTCTTCCTCGTCACCTTGCAAAGAGTAATCAGCTTCAAGAAGTTTTGGATATGCTTGCAGTGTACTCAAATCCATCTGGCATGAAGCAG GGCAAATATTCTCTTCGGAAATCTTACTGGAAAGAGTTGGATTTGTATCATCCTCGTTGGAATTCTAGGGATTTACAAATCGCAGAGGAGAGATATTTTCGCTTCTGTAAAGTTTCTGCCCCTAATTGTCAGCTACCTCGATGGACTGATGTCTTTGATCCCTTGAACAATCTTTCGAAAATTGCTACTTCCAAAGCCGTCCTTCAAATAATTCGTTCTGTTCTGTTTTATGCTGTTTACGGTGATATTTCTTCAGCATCCCTCGCACCTGATGGGGTTCTTATTACGgcattgcatttaatctcattgGGATTGGATATTTGCGACTCAAAAAGTCAAAGTCTGATGGATATTGACCAATTTGGTACTGGTGTGCTGCAACATGATGATGAATCGTGGGTGGTTGTTTCACATAATGCCCAAGATTCCTTTCCTCTTTTAACATACGCTACAGAAGAATTTGTTCCAGAGTCTGATTTCGGAAAGAAACAAAGCATGCTGTCGCTGCTTGTTTTACTAATGCAAAAGTACAAGGAGGACAATGAGAGTAGCTATTGTGGGacaaaatattgtaatatttcCTCTTTGATTGAGGGTTTGTTGAAGAAGTTTGCTAATCTGAGCAGTGATTGCAAGTCAGTACTTAAACGAATGGTGCCAGCATTGGTTTCTTGCATCTGGGTGCCCAACAGTGATATACGAAATTCAGCCACGGCATCTGATTCTGCTGAGAGGAAAGCAAAAGCACGTGAGCATCAGGCAGCAATAATG gagaaaatgagagcTGAACAGTCGAAATTCATTGCCAGCCTTAGCTCCTCAGGTTATGCTGCAAATGATAATTCAATATCTGCACCAGAAAAGTCCAACGCAGAAATCATCACTGAACAACCAGTGCCGCTTTGCTCCCTTTGTCGCGATTCAGATTCTAAAAGTCCTTTGTGCTATCTGATTCTTCTCCAG AAATCTCGACTTGCAACTTTTGTTGAGAGAGGACCGCCATCATGGGAAAGTGGTAACCAATCAGATAAGAGAATTAGTTCGGGCGGGAAAGAAGGGTTAATTAATCTGTCCAGTGGTGGCTCAAGCAATTCAATGCAGTCTGGGCAGAACTCAAGCTTGGAATCCTCTTTAGATATTGATCAGGGTCGAGTTGAGGCATTTCTTGACTTTGGCGGACAACTTGCCAATCTTAGAAATTTCCAACTACCAGATACACGTAATAATAATGAAGAACTACTTGCCAATATTAGAAACTTCCAACAACCAGGTGCACATAGTGATAATGCAAACCCTCAGCTCTCTCTTGAGATGTTGGAGGATGCTGTTTATGTGTCTGTTTTGGGAGATTTAAGTTGTTCTGAGTCTAGTACAGATGTTTTGGATATGTCTCGTACCACAGCTGGTTCAAAGAAAAGTAGAAGCGCAATTTCTTCTGTTCTTGGAGCATACATTCAATGTCTTCCAAGAGAGACTTCAAAATGGCATCACTCTGTTCCTAGTCTTACACATGTTGCAAGTGTATTGAAACCTTCTTCTTCAGTGGCTAAGTCTAATGGTTTTAGTCCGAGCGACTGTGATGGAATTCACATTTCATCTTGTGGGCATGCTGTACATCAGGAGTGTCATGATCGTTACTTGTCATCCTTGAAGCAGAG ATACATTAGGAGACTTGGTTTTGAAGGAGGCCATATTATAGATCCAGATCAG gGAGAACTTCTATGTCCAGTATGTCGCAGATTTGCAAATTCCATCCTTCCTGCATCCTCATACTTTTCAAAGAAAGGTCCGACTAAAACAGTTCCATCAGATGATAGTTCAACATCACTTAAAGTTACTTCAACCCCATCGAGTATAAATAATAGCGCCTTACGTCTACCTCTTGCCTTGTCTCTTCTTGTAAGCACTGCAAAGATGGTGGGGCAAGGAAAGTTGTTGAAGGTCTTCTCTGAAGAGATGAACGAAACTATAGAGCCATCTCTTGAACCTTCCCTTAGAAAACTGTGTTCGCTGTATTATCCTCTTAGTGATGGCACCTTTTTAGCATCTGAACGGCTCAGCCAGTCCCTGTTTCTCTGGGACACACTTAGGTATTCTCTTATCTCTACAGAGATCGCCGCTCGTGGGAGGATGAACCCAAGTTCAGCTAGTTCAAAGACTTGTCTAGATTCGTTGTACAGCGAGCTCAATTCTTCAAGTGGGTTCATACTGTCGCTGCTGCTTTGTGTAGCTCAATCCGCTCGCAGTTTGAGCCGTCTTGAGGTTCTTCTGAGGTTCAAAGGCATTCAACTGTTTATGAGTTCTGTTTGTAGTGGTGTCTCTGCGGATGACGATCTCTTGAACCCAACTAAGAGAAGAG gTGCATTCTCACCTCTGCTAAAACATTTATATGAGGGACAAACTCATCCTGATATACAATTTTGGAAACAATCTGCTGATCCTATTCTTGCTCATGATCCTTTCTCATCATTGATGTGGGTTCTTTTCTGCATCCCTCATCCGTTTGTTTCGTCCAGtgattttttctttcctcttgtGCATCTCTTCTATGTGGTTTGTGTAGTTCAG GCATTGTTAACATGTTATAACCAAGAGAATTTCGACACATCAGGCTTTAGCGATTACGTTCTTCATGATATCTGTAGTACTATGTCTGAATCTGGCTTTGTTCGGCAGTATTTCACCTCTAAGTATATTGATCCCTCTTGCGATCCGAAAGACATGGTCCGTAGATTCACATTTCCTTATCTTAGGAGGTGTGCAGTGTTGTGGAAGTTACTGCAATCACCGTCTGCAAGTCCACAATATGACAGCCCTAATATGTGGGGAGGAGCAAATTGTTTGAGCAAGGATGTGCCAGATCGACTCACGATGGAGCTCAATGGAATAAGGGAATTAGAAAATATGTTTCAGATTCAGTCATTAGAACTTGTTCTCAGGGATGAAGTTGTCCGTGATTTGGCCTTAAAATGGTGCCAACACTTCTGCGAAGAATTTAAAGCTCGTAGATATAGAGGAGCTTTGTTTTCCTCTCCTGCTGTGCCTTTTAAATTGATGCAATTACCCCTAGTTTACCAGGATCTTTTGCAAAG ATATGTGAAAATGCACTGCTCTGAATGTGGGTCTGTCCCAGAAGAACCTGCACTCTGCTTGCTTTGTGGTAAATTGTGCTCACCGAACTGGAAGTCATGCTGTAG GGCTAGTAAATGCCTGAATCATGCCGTAGTCTGTGGTGCTGGAGTTGGCGTATTTCTGTTGGTTAGA AAAACAACAATTCTGCTGCAGAGAGCAGCACGGCAGGCCTTTTGGCCGTCTCCATACTTGGATGCCTTTGGTGAAGAG GATCATGACATGTGTAGAGGAAAGCTTTTGTATCTGAGTGAGGAACGATACGCAGCTCTTACATATTTG GTGGCATCGCATAGTCTTGATCGGACTTCTGAAGTGTTACGCCAAACAACGATAAGCCTTTATGGTTCTGATTGA
- the LOC109709151 gene encoding E3 ubiquitin-protein ligase PRT6 isoform X2 → MAGMEIDSPPKEEIASVSANDRIVQRLIQHGVPQEKLLQFQLGLVLFAKENKSRIPEMVSCILTAAADILESRGSQKTHSGGALNNESIKDVYAVSLLWLQWLMFEGEPKLALEDLARKSVGQRAVCGAVWGHNDLAYRCRTCEHDSTCAICVPCFQNGNHKDHDYSIIYTGGGCCDCGDITAWKREGFCSRHKGTEQIQPLCEELANSVGPVLDSLLRYWKDKVCMAEFPPRARGHRSDVQGNVANELTSEIVGMLLDFCKCSESLLSFISKRMYACSDLLDVLVRAERFLDDSKVVKRLHELLLKLLGEPLFKYEFAKVFTGYYPFAVNEIIKDGINSMLESYPLVSIFSVQIFTVPSLTLRLVHEVDLLAVLMGCLRNLLLSCVSEDGHLQASKWANIYETTVRLVEDTRYVLSHEEVSKYVVHERPDILRTWMSLLSTVQGMDPLKRVMGLHAEDENENLPAPFILGQYIGNVHNLLVEGAFSNFEFKELMDVTLCSSCNRGLDDKDSQCDSKVVRLSQEFSDVDCSKRDGPRVPSPAVWMIHESLKAIESWLAPNMVVESDTSSLIDAGSSCCNFLSLRKKLLKTKEGAGFSDPSDNCLMDFDSGEEVDELGILNMVDWPHIVYDVSSQEISVHIPLHRLLSLLLRKAMKACYSEADKLDKSSGFFGQVLGGFKTNGFAASVMENPLRLRVFCAQVSAGMWRKNGDAAISTAEWYRSVQWFEQGLESDLFLLQCCAALAPPECFVKTIQERFGLSNYTSLNFAEHNEYEPVLVQEMLTLIIQIVKERRFCGLSTADNIKRELVYRLAIGDATHSQLLKSLPRHLAKSNQLQEVLDMLAVYSNPSGMKQGKYSLRKSYWKELDLYHPRWNSRDLQIAEERYFRFCKVSAPNCQLPRWTDVFDPLNNLSKIATSKAVLQIIRSVLFYAVYGDISSASLAPDGVLITALHLISLGLDICDSKSQSLMDIDQFGTGVLQHDDESWVVVSHNAQDSFPLLTYATEEFVPESDFGKKQSMLSLLVLLMQKYKEDNESSYCGTKYCNISSLIEGLLKKFANLSSDCKSVLKRMVPALVSCIWVPNSDIRNSATASDSAERKAKAREHQAAIMEKMRAEQSKFIASLSSSGYAANDNSISAPEKSNAEIITEQPVPLCSLCRDSDSKSPLCYLILLQKSRLATFVERGPPSWESGNQSDKRISSGGKEGLINLSSGGSSNSMQSGQNSSLESSLDIDQGRVEAFLDFGGQLANLRNFQLPDTRNNNEELLANIRNFQQPGAHSDNANPQLSLEMLEDAVYVSVLGDLSCSESSTDVLDMSRTTAGSKKSRSAISSVLGAYIQCLPRETSKWHHSVPSLTHVASVLKPSSSVAKSNGFSPSDCDGIHISSCGHAVHQECHDRYLSSLKQRYIRRLGFEGGHIIDPDQGELLCPVCRRFANSILPASSYFSKKGPTKTVPSDDSSTSLKVTSTPSSINNSALRLPLALSLLVSTAKMVGQGKLLKVFSEEMNETIEPSLEPSLRKLCSLYYPLSDGTFLASERLSQSLFLWDTLRYSLISTEIAARGRMNPSSASSKTCLDSLYSELNSSSGFILSLLLCVAQSARSLSRLEVLLRFKGIQLFMSSVCSGVSADDDLLNPTKRRGAFSPLLKHLYEGQTHPDIQFWKQSADPILAHDPFSSLMHC, encoded by the exons ATGGCCGGGATGGAGATCGATTCGCCTCCCAAGGAGGAGATCGCTTCCGTTTCCGCCAATGATCGGATTGTGCAG AGACTTATACAGCATGGGGTTCCTCAAGAGAAACTGTTGCAGTTCCAGTTGGGATTAGTTCTCTTTGCAAAGGAGAATAAATCAAGGATTCCTGAGATGGTCTCCTGCATTTTAACAGCTGCTGCTGACATATTGGAATCCCGCGGATCACAAAAAACTCATTCTGGAGGAGCCCTTAACAATGAAAGTATCAAAGATGTATATGCTGTGAGCTTATTGTGGTTGCAGTGGCTAATGTTTGAGGGAGAGCCCAAACTAGCTCTTGAGGATTTGGCCCGAAAGTCAGTGGGCCAACGGGCTGTGTGCGGTGCTGTTTGGGGCCACAATGATTTGGCTTACCGTTGCCGAACGTGTGAACATGACTCAACTTGTGCCATATGTGTTCCTTGCTTTCAGAATGGCAATCATAAAGATCATGATTATTCAATCATTTACACGGGTGGTGGTTGCTGTGATTGTGGAGATATCACTGCATGGAAGCGTGAGGGTTTCTGTTCAAGGCATAAAGGAACTGAACAAATCCAACCTCTATGTGAAGAGTTAGCGAATTCTGTGGGACCCGTGTTGGATTCTCTTCTTAGGTATTGGAAGGACAAGGTTTGCATGGCAGAATTTCCTCCCCGAGCTAGAGGCCACCGTAGTGATGTACAGGGTAATGTTGCGAATGAATTGACTAGCGAAATTGTTGGGATGTTGCTCGACTTCTGCAAATGTAGTGAGAGCTTGCTTAGTTTCATATCTAAAAGGATGTATGCGTGTAGTGATTTGTTGGATGTTCTTGTCAGAGCAGAGAGGTTCTTGGATGATAGCAAGGTTGTAAAGAGGCTACATGAATTGCTTTTGAAACTGCTCGGGGAACCGCTATTCAAGTATGAGTTTGCCAAAGTTTTCACAGGATATTATCCGTTTGCTGTGAATGAAATTATTAAAGACGGCATCAACTCGATGCTTGAGAGTTACCCGCTCGTGTCAATCTTCTCTGTTCAAATATTTACTGTACCTTCCTTGACTCTGAGACTTGTTCATGAGGTTGATCTGTTGGCTGTACTTATGGGATGCCTGAGAAATTTACTCCTTTCATGTGTTAGTGAAGATGGTCATTTACAG GCAAGCAAGTGGGCAAACATATATGAAACCACAGTCCGTTTAGTGGAGGATACACGCTATGTTTTGAGCCATGAGGAGGTTTCCAAGTATGTTGTTCATGAGAGGCCTGATATATTGAGAACATGGATGAGCCTCTTAAGTACTGTACAAGGTATGGATCCTCTGAAAAGAGTAATGGGTCTTCATGCAGAGGACGAGAATGAAAATCTTCCAGCTCCCTTTATATTAGGGCAGTATATTGGCAATGTCCATAACCTTTTGGTAGAAGGAGCATTTtccaattttgaattcaaagaaTTGATGGATGTTACTCTATGCTCCTCATGTAATCGAGGCTTGGATGATAAAGATAGTCAGTGTGATTCAAAGGTAGTAAGGCTTTCCCAAGAATTTAGTGATGTAGATTGTAGCAAAAGAGATGGCCCAAGAGTTCCCTCTCCTGCCGTGTGGATGATTCATGAATCCCTGAAGGCTATTGAGAGTTGGTTGGCACCTAATATGGTAGTAGAGAGTGATACATCCTCCCTTATTGATGCTGGCAGCAGTTGTTGTAATTTCTTGAGTTTGAGAAAGAAACTTCTTAAGACCAAAGAGGGCGCAGGTTTTTCTGACCCATCGGATAACTGTCTCATGGATTTCGATTCTGGGGAAGAAGTGGATGAACTGGGTATACTGAACATGGTTGATTGGCCTCATATTGTTTATGATGTTAGCTCACAAGAAATATCTGTTCATATTCCTTTACATCGATTACTTTCCTTACTACTGAGAAAGGCTATGAAGGCGTGCTACAGTGAAGCTGACAAGCTGGATAAGTCTAGTGGCTTTTTTGGGCAGGTTTTAGGGGGCTTCAAAACTAATGGTTTTGCTGCCTCTGTGATGGAGAATCCGTTACGGCTCAGGGTATTTTGTGCTCAGGTGTCTGCTGGAATGTGGCGTAAGAATGGCGATGCGGCGATATCAACTGCTGAATGGTATCGTTCTGTGCAATG GTTTGAACAAGGTCTGGAATCTGATCTCTTTTTGTTGCAATGCTGTGCTGCTTTAGCACCTCCAGAATGTTTTGTCAAGACAATTCAAGAGAGATTTGGTTTATCGAATTATACCTCCCTTAATTTTGCGGAACATAATGA GTATGAACCAGTTCTGGTGCAAGAAATGCTTACTCTTATCATACAAATAGTAAAAGAAAGACGATTTTGTGGACTTTCTACAGCTGACAACATAAAAAGAGAGTTGGTTTATAGACTAGCTATTGGTGATGCCACTCATAGCCAGCTTCTAAAATCTCTTCCTCGTCACCTTGCAAAGAGTAATCAGCTTCAAGAAGTTTTGGATATGCTTGCAGTGTACTCAAATCCATCTGGCATGAAGCAG GGCAAATATTCTCTTCGGAAATCTTACTGGAAAGAGTTGGATTTGTATCATCCTCGTTGGAATTCTAGGGATTTACAAATCGCAGAGGAGAGATATTTTCGCTTCTGTAAAGTTTCTGCCCCTAATTGTCAGCTACCTCGATGGACTGATGTCTTTGATCCCTTGAACAATCTTTCGAAAATTGCTACTTCCAAAGCCGTCCTTCAAATAATTCGTTCTGTTCTGTTTTATGCTGTTTACGGTGATATTTCTTCAGCATCCCTCGCACCTGATGGGGTTCTTATTACGgcattgcatttaatctcattgGGATTGGATATTTGCGACTCAAAAAGTCAAAGTCTGATGGATATTGACCAATTTGGTACTGGTGTGCTGCAACATGATGATGAATCGTGGGTGGTTGTTTCACATAATGCCCAAGATTCCTTTCCTCTTTTAACATACGCTACAGAAGAATTTGTTCCAGAGTCTGATTTCGGAAAGAAACAAAGCATGCTGTCGCTGCTTGTTTTACTAATGCAAAAGTACAAGGAGGACAATGAGAGTAGCTATTGTGGGacaaaatattgtaatatttcCTCTTTGATTGAGGGTTTGTTGAAGAAGTTTGCTAATCTGAGCAGTGATTGCAAGTCAGTACTTAAACGAATGGTGCCAGCATTGGTTTCTTGCATCTGGGTGCCCAACAGTGATATACGAAATTCAGCCACGGCATCTGATTCTGCTGAGAGGAAAGCAAAAGCACGTGAGCATCAGGCAGCAATAATG gagaaaatgagagcTGAACAGTCGAAATTCATTGCCAGCCTTAGCTCCTCAGGTTATGCTGCAAATGATAATTCAATATCTGCACCAGAAAAGTCCAACGCAGAAATCATCACTGAACAACCAGTGCCGCTTTGCTCCCTTTGTCGCGATTCAGATTCTAAAAGTCCTTTGTGCTATCTGATTCTTCTCCAG AAATCTCGACTTGCAACTTTTGTTGAGAGAGGACCGCCATCATGGGAAAGTGGTAACCAATCAGATAAGAGAATTAGTTCGGGCGGGAAAGAAGGGTTAATTAATCTGTCCAGTGGTGGCTCAAGCAATTCAATGCAGTCTGGGCAGAACTCAAGCTTGGAATCCTCTTTAGATATTGATCAGGGTCGAGTTGAGGCATTTCTTGACTTTGGCGGACAACTTGCCAATCTTAGAAATTTCCAACTACCAGATACACGTAATAATAATGAAGAACTACTTGCCAATATTAGAAACTTCCAACAACCAGGTGCACATAGTGATAATGCAAACCCTCAGCTCTCTCTTGAGATGTTGGAGGATGCTGTTTATGTGTCTGTTTTGGGAGATTTAAGTTGTTCTGAGTCTAGTACAGATGTTTTGGATATGTCTCGTACCACAGCTGGTTCAAAGAAAAGTAGAAGCGCAATTTCTTCTGTTCTTGGAGCATACATTCAATGTCTTCCAAGAGAGACTTCAAAATGGCATCACTCTGTTCCTAGTCTTACACATGTTGCAAGTGTATTGAAACCTTCTTCTTCAGTGGCTAAGTCTAATGGTTTTAGTCCGAGCGACTGTGATGGAATTCACATTTCATCTTGTGGGCATGCTGTACATCAGGAGTGTCATGATCGTTACTTGTCATCCTTGAAGCAGAG ATACATTAGGAGACTTGGTTTTGAAGGAGGCCATATTATAGATCCAGATCAG gGAGAACTTCTATGTCCAGTATGTCGCAGATTTGCAAATTCCATCCTTCCTGCATCCTCATACTTTTCAAAGAAAGGTCCGACTAAAACAGTTCCATCAGATGATAGTTCAACATCACTTAAAGTTACTTCAACCCCATCGAGTATAAATAATAGCGCCTTACGTCTACCTCTTGCCTTGTCTCTTCTTGTAAGCACTGCAAAGATGGTGGGGCAAGGAAAGTTGTTGAAGGTCTTCTCTGAAGAGATGAACGAAACTATAGAGCCATCTCTTGAACCTTCCCTTAGAAAACTGTGTTCGCTGTATTATCCTCTTAGTGATGGCACCTTTTTAGCATCTGAACGGCTCAGCCAGTCCCTGTTTCTCTGGGACACACTTAGGTATTCTCTTATCTCTACAGAGATCGCCGCTCGTGGGAGGATGAACCCAAGTTCAGCTAGTTCAAAGACTTGTCTAGATTCGTTGTACAGCGAGCTCAATTCTTCAAGTGGGTTCATACTGTCGCTGCTGCTTTGTGTAGCTCAATCCGCTCGCAGTTTGAGCCGTCTTGAGGTTCTTCTGAGGTTCAAAGGCATTCAACTGTTTATGAGTTCTGTTTGTAGTGGTGTCTCTGCGGATGACGATCTCTTGAACCCAACTAAGAGAAGAG gTGCATTCTCACCTCTGCTAAAACATTTATATGAGGGACAAACTCATCCTGATATACAATTTTGGAAACAATCTGCTGATCCTATTCTTGCTCATGATCCTTTCTCATCATTGAT GCATTGTTAA